From Nymphaea colorata isolate Beijing-Zhang1983 chromosome 6, ASM883128v2, whole genome shotgun sequence, a single genomic window includes:
- the LOC116255588 gene encoding F-box protein At3g58530-like, which yields MEAIGDDELGMVLKRLNNKSDRISCSQVCKQWLRVEGLLRTQLRVLDPSLLRSFLPRFPNLVALELGKVLPDVDLEFVAETCPNVQILNLNLRQTCPVSDSTEEIGYDDLTGDGICSVAGRCKGLKKVYLRRRKGIGNVGVISLIKHCTDITHLDLSWCSRITDGALESLGAASSLQSLNLHGCSLITDWGLASLATGSSARTLQKLDLSECDRISDIGVVFLQQLCCLEELSLAECGPKITDAGGVSISAICGLKSIDFSWLINISDATFLSLANNCNHLVWLNITGCELATSAGLRCFATHKSLEVLIAASCYSLSADGIEHTLLGCSKLRYAVLDKRLRGWISGDAIANVNPLCRIEWR from the coding sequence ATGGAAGCAATTGGAGATGATGAGTTGGGAATGGTTCTGAAAAGGTTAAATAATAAGAGTGATAGGATATCTTGTTCTCAAGTATGCAAACAATGGCTACGAGTTGAGGGTCTACTGCGAACACAGTTAAGGGTGCTGGATCCGAGCCTCTTGCGTAGTTTCTTACCGAGGTTCCCCAACTTGGTTGCTTTGGAATTGGGAAAAGTGTTGCCTGATGTTGATCTTGAGTTTGTAGCAGAAACTTGTCCTAACGTTCAGATACTTAACTTGAATCTTAGGCAGACATGCCCAGTATCTGATTCAACTGAAGAAATTGGCTACGATGATCTTACTGGTGATGGGATCTGTTCAGTTGCTGGGAGGTGTAAAGGCTTGAAGAAGGTGTATCTTAGGAGGAGAAAGGGTATTGGTAATGTAGGTGTAATTTCCTTGATCAAGCATTGCACAGACATCACACATTTGGACTTGTCATGGTGCAGTAGGATCACCGATGGAGCTCTTGAGTCTCTGGGAGCTGCCTCATCATTGCAGTCTCTGAATCTTCATGGCTGCTCACTGATCACTGACTGGGGCTTGGCATCCTTGGCCACTGGTTCTTCAGCAAGAACCTTGCAGAAGCTGGACCTCAGTGAATGTGATCGAATTTCAGATATTGGGGTGGTTTTCCTGCAACAGCTATGTTGCCTGGAGGAGTTGAGCCTAGCAGAATGTGGGCCAAAGATCACAGATGCTGGAGGCGTATCAATATCAGCAATTTGTGGGCTCAAGAGCATTGATTTTTCATGGCTAATTAACATCTCTGATGCAacgtttctttctcttgcaaaCAATTGCAATCATCTTGTCTGGCTGAATATAACAGGGTGTGAGCTGGCCACGAGTGCAGGGCTGCGGTGCTTTGCCACACACAAATCACTGGAAGTTCTTATAGCAGCTTCATGCTACAGTTTGTCTGCTGATGGCATAGAGCACACTTTACTTGGATGTAGCAAATTGAGGTATGCGGTCCTGGATAAAAGACTCAGAGGTTGGATATCTGGAGATGCAATTGCAAATGTCAACCCATTGTGTCGAATTGAATGGCGATGA
- the LOC116256319 gene encoding periodic tryptophan protein 2, with amino-acid sequence MNFRFQNLLGAPYRGGNAVISENTTLLSPVGNRVSVTDLAKSQSWTLPCESSKNVSRIAVSPDGNFLLTVDENSRGLFINLRRRVILHRITFKHPVTALKFSPNGDMIAVAVGKLIQIWRCPAFRTEVFPFQLIRTISAFDGDVVAVDWSSDSQWILAGSKDLTARLCCLRKGLVPRPFLFLGHRDVVVGVFFGGSGSRAYTISKDGAVFTWNFEISEEFNTISNENNGDFHRKRKSGDAADEGVKVLAGDESLNGMTESPEPGPSPTDVETQEEKHSAEESGERKEDLFPFHKGQWKLAKKDYCMQAPAKVSTCDYHRGLDLVVIGFSSGVFGLYQMPDFVCIHLLSISRRKITTASFNDQGNWLVFGCAKLGQLLVWEWRSETYILKQQGHYFDVNCLAYSPDSQLLASGADDNKIKVWTVSSGFCFVTFSEHTNAVTALHFTANNNCLLSASLDGTVRAWDLFRYRNFRTFTSPSSRQFVSLASDQSGEVICAGTLDSFEIFVWSMKTGRLLDVLSGHEGPVHGLMFSPINAILASSSWDKTVRLWDVFEGKGSVETFVHTHDVLTVVYRPDGKQLASSTLDGQIYFWDPIDCQLMCTIEGRRDIAGGRLMTDRRTASSSSSGKYFTSLCYSADGNYILAGGNSKYICMYDITDQVLLRRFQTTHNLSLDGILDLLNSKKMTDAGALDLIDDEDSDVEVGVDQQTRGKLGYGLPGSLPNQGRPVIKTKCLRIAPTGRSWAAATTEGVLLYSIDESFVFDPTDLDIDITPSAAEEALKARQNLRALVISVRLNEDTLIKKCILAVDPSDVSAIAASIPFKYIQRLLEAIAELLENSPHLEFLLRWCQELCKAHGNSIQQNSRTLLPSLRSLQKAITRLHQDLADMCSSNGYLLQYLCSTRSVK; translated from the exons ATGAATTTCAGGTTCCAGAATCTCCTCGGAGCTCCCTACCGAGGGGGAAACGCCGTCATCTCCGAGAACACCACGCTCCTATCCCCCGTTGGCAACAGAGTCTCCGTTACCGACCTCGCGAAGTCGCAGAGTTGGACTCTCCCCTGTGAGAGCTCGAAGAATGTTTCTCGGATAGCCGTCTCGCCTGACGGCAACTTCCTGCTCACTGTAGATGAGAATTCTCGTGGCCTGTTCATTAACCTCCGGCGCCGGGTCATCCTCCACCGGATCACGTTCAAGCACCCGGTCACCGCCCTGAAGTTCAGTCCGAATGGAGATATGATCGCTGTGGCGGTCGGGAAATTGATACAGATATGGAGGTGTCCCGCATTCCGGACGGAGGTCTTCCCGTTCCAATTGATCAGGACGATATCGGCGTTTGATGGTGACGTTGTTGCCGTCGATTGGAGCTCTGACTCGCAATGGATACTTGCAGGATCGAAGGATCTAACGGCACGGCTCTGTTGCTTGCGCAAGGGCTTGGTGCCGAGGCCCTTTCTGTTCCTAGGGCACAGGGACGTGGTTGTTGGGGTATTCTTTGGTGGTTCTGGTTCTAGAGCTTACACAATCTCGAAGGATGGTGCAGTTTTCACTTggaattttgaaatttcagaGGAGTTTAACACCATTTCGAACGAGAACAATGGGGATTTTCATCGGAAAAGGAAGTCTGGGGATGCGGCAGATGAAGGAGTCAAGGTTTTGGCAGGGGACGAGTCTCTAAATGGTATGACAGAATCACCAGAACCTGGTCCTTCACCTACCGATGTTGAAACGCAGGAAGAGAAGCACTCTGCAGAGGAGTCAGGCGAACGAAAGGAAGACTTGTTTCCGTTTCATAAGGGGCAGTGGAAATTGGCAAAGAAGGATTACTGCATGCAGGCACCCGCAAAAGTATCCACTTGCGATTATCACCGGGGTCTTGATTTGGTGGTTATTGGGTTCTCATCAGGGGTTTTTGGGCTCTACCAGATGCCGGATTTCGTGTGTATTCATTTGCTTTCGATCTCCAGGCGGAAGATAACAACTGCATCTTTTAACGATCAGGGAAACTGGTTGGTATTTGGTTGCGCAAAGCTAGGACAGCTTCTTGTTTGGGAATGGCGGTCAGAGACGTACATACTGAAGCAGCAAGGCCATTATTTTGACGTCAATTGTTTAGCTTATTCGCCTGATTCACAACTGTTAGCTAGCGGAGCAGACGATAACAAAATCAAG GTGTGGACTGTTTCTTCTGGATTTTGCTTCGTGACATTTTCTGAGCATACAAATGCAGTGACTGCTCTACATTTCACGGCCAATAACAACTGCCTTCTCAGTGCATCTCTTGATGGTACTGTTCGTGCATGGGATTTGTTTCGCTATCGGAACTTTAGGACATTTACCAGTCCCTCCTCCAGGCAATTTGTTTCCCTAGCATCAGACCAGAGTGGTGAAGTAATTTGTGCTGGAACATTAGATTCATTTGAG ATATTCGTATGGTCAATGAAAACTGGCCGTCTACTGGATGTTCTTAGTGGCCATGAAGGACCAGTTCACGGGTTGATGTTTTCACCAATAAAT GCAATTTTAGCTTCATCTTCTTGGGACAAGACTGTCCGGTTATGGGATGTGTTTGAAGGAAAAGGTTCTGTAGAGACCTTTGTCCACACACATGATGTTCTTACAGTCGTTTATCGCCCTGATGGGAAGCAGCTAGCATCAAGCACTTTGGATGgtcaaatatatttttgggATCCTATTGATTGCCAGTTAATGTGCACAATTGAGGGCCGTAGGGATATTGCAGGTGGTCGTCTCATGACTGATCGAAGGACAGCAAGTTCGTCAAGTTCTGGAAAGTATTTTACAAGCTTGTGCTACTCTGCTGATGGCAACTACATCTTAGCTGGTGGAAATAGCAAGTACATATGCATGTACGACATTACAGATCAG GTGTTGTTACGTAGGTTTCAAACTACACATAATCTTTCTTTGGATGGAATTCTGGACCTTCTGAACTCAAAAAAGATGACAGATGCAGGAGCACTTGATCTGATTGATGATGAGGACAGTGATGTTGAGGTAGGCGTTGATCAGCAAACAAGGGGTAAGCTCGGTTATGGTCTGCCTGGGTCTTTGCCCAACCAGGGACGTCCTgttatcaaaacaaaatgcTTGAGAATTGCTCCAACTGGGAGGTCTTGGGCAGCAGCAACAACTGAAGGTGTTTTATTGTACTCTATTGATGAAAGCTTCGTATTTGATCCAACTGATCTTGACATTGACATCACACCATCG GCTGCCGAGGAGGCACTCAAAGCAAGGCAAAACCTAAGGGCATTGGTGATCAGTGTAAGACTGAATGAAGATACCCTAATCAAGAAATGCATTCTTGCTGTGGATCCATCAGATGTCTCTGCAATTGCAGCATCTATCCCCTTTAAGTATATTCAGAGGTTGCTAGAGGCTATTGCTGAGCTTCTGGAGAACTCTCCTCATCTGGAGTTCCTTCTCAGGTGGTGCCAG GAGCTCTGTAAAGCGCATGGTAACTCGATTCAACAGAATTCTAGGACCCTTCTTCCAAGTTTAAGATCCTTGCAGAAGGCTATCACCCGACTACACCAAGATCTTGCTGATATGTGCTCCTCCAATGGGTATTTGCTTCAATATTTATGCTCAACTCGTTCTGTTAAGTGA